A window from Zingiber officinale cultivar Zhangliang chromosome 7A, Zo_v1.1, whole genome shotgun sequence encodes these proteins:
- the LOC122002465 gene encoding thiosulfate/3-mercaptopyruvate sulfurtransferase 2-like, with protein MASSLLSRSLSALRSICPPASSSTIAADSAKLFMPFSKRRRVPNGISRFSSLVRPAVGPTPRCRSASGGLRTVVSAIHSAAHHEPVVSADWLHANLREPDVKVLDASWYMPDEQRNPFQEYQVAHIPGALFFDVDGISDQTSKLPHMLPSEEAFSAAVSALGIYNKDGIVVYDGKGIFSAARVWWMFRMFGHNNVWVLDGGLPQWRASGYDVESSASGDAVLKVSAASEAIEKVYRGHLVGSSTFETKFQPHLIRTLEQVKANIETQEYQHIDARSKARFDGTVPEPRKGIRSGHVPGSKCIPFAQMLDSSNMLLPANELVKRFEEEGISLDRPVITSCGTGVTACLLALGLHRLGKTDVAVYDGSWTEWGSNADTPVAAAAAAASA; from the exons ATGGCTTCCTCTCTCTTGTCTAGATCGCTCTCAGCTCTCCGCTCCATTTGCCCCCCAGCTTCCTCTTCCACCATCGCCGCCGATTCAGCAAAGCTCTTCATGCCTTTCTCCAAG CGTAGAAGAGTTCCCAATGGAATTTCCAGGTTTTCTTCCTTGGTTCGCCCGGCTGTTGGACCGACTCCTCGCTGTAGAAGTGCTTCAGGTGGGTTGAGGACGGTTGTATCTGCGATCCATTCGGCCGCACACCATGAGCCCGTTGTTTCTGCCGATTGGCTTCATGCTAATCTCAGAGAGCCGGACGTTAAG GTACTGGATGCTTCTTGGTACATGCCGGATGAACAAAGGAACCCCTTCCAAGAATACCAG GTGGCTCATATACCTGGTGCTTTGTTTTTTGATGTTGATGGGATATCAGATCAAACATCTAAG TTGCCGCATATGCTGCCATCAGAAGAAGCTTTTTCAGCTGCAGTTTCTGCACTTGGAATCTATAATAAGGATGGGATAGTTGTTTATGATGGCAAGGGAATATTCAGTGCCGCTCGCGTGTGGTG GATGTTCAGAATGTTTGGGCACAATAATGTTTGGGTTTTGGATGGAGGTCTTCCTCAGTGGCGTGCTTCTGGATATGATGTTGAGTCTAGCGCCTCTGGAGATGCTGTTTTGAAAGTTAGTGCTGCTAGTGAAGCAATTGAAAAGGTTTACCGTGGACATCTG GTTGGCTCTTCAACTTTTGAAACAAAGTTTCAACCTCATCTTATACGGACGCTCGAACAG GTTAAagcaaacattgaaactcaagaaTATCAGCATATAGATGCTCGCTCAAAGGCCAG GTTCGATGGCACCGTTCCTGAACCACGAAAGGGAATAAGAAGTGGTCATGTGCCTGGCAGCAAATGTATTCCTTTTGCGCAG ATGCTTGATAGTTCAAATATGCTCCTGCCAGCAAATGAACTTGTCAAAAGATTTGAGGAAGAAG GCATCTCTCTCGACCGCCCTGTCATCACTTCATGCGGTACTGGCGTGACCGCCTGTTTACTTGCATTA GGTCTGCATCGCCTCGGAAAGACTGACGTTGCAGTTTATGATGGATCTTGGACTGAGTGGGGATCAAACGCTGATACTCCTGTCGCTGCAGCAGCTGCTGCTGCGAGTGCCTGA